In the genome of Ptychodera flava strain L36383 chromosome 13, AS_Pfla_20210202, whole genome shotgun sequence, one region contains:
- the LOC139147653 gene encoding uncharacterized protein: protein MIVKLMFSVVFLALLIEVLPFPAAPVTKTVPRKKIMKNNGDCGDCVECNDTSIFDVEPGCRISCTDSISNFAPRARKTCKEGQFYNLMAEDCIHCSLCDKLITKKDKRKLGCHTSKRECRHKGRKRPQTECLPGQFSNSDIGPCIHCSVCAMFDDLYQEEIGCNQCVIRPTRRQQPRSQHTTMPSAVETFPREKNTIEGAATVSQQIYSTASHAQLEEQNKSEHHRGHGETETLDTNKSTVRHTQSEQFYTAMPFTTIGKIGNGETARGNASMKPIDEANYKSVISQDDNKVFILGITVAVESVVILVAAVFSICLFIWCKRRKNRSLPPSDDIEMGSLLAQDVDGQSDKQSNNTDTDDGSNAGDYGDRLVEEDADGNYGNDDRADYGDADDHDHGHDGNKRDNHHNNTNRDVNDGNDIEIDQQDHDYDGNRDNHHFDVIVAIEHDGGGEDDDDGDRQHRDDGNDDGGGDDGRPNEDNFPDGEGRNGVENCDNNGVRVSRADYDEKSTSGHQPYQDTEPPGSPPDDYRIPNDIQCAKPKNDEICHETTL, encoded by the exons ATGATTGTCAAATTAATGTTTTCAGTGGTTTTCCTGGCGCTCCTTATAGAAGTGCTACCCTTTCCTGCAGCACCTGTCACAAAAACGGTGCCCCGAAAGAAGATTATGAAGAATAATGGTGACTGTGGCGATTGCGTTGAGTGCAATGACACGAGTATATTCGACGTGGAGCCTGGATGCCGGATATCATGCACCGATT CAATCAGCAACTTTGCACCCAGGGCACGTAAGACGTGCAAAGAAGGCCAGTTCTACAATTTAATGGCTGAAGACTGCATACACTGTTCACTGTGCGACAAACTAATCACAAAGAAAGACAAACGCAAACTCGGATGTCATACAAGTAAACGTGAATGTCGTCACA AAGGTAGAAAGAGACCTCAAACAGAATGTCTGCCGGGCCAATTCAGCAATTCAGATATTGGACCATGCATCCATTGCTCTGTATGCGCAATGTTTGATGACTTATACCAAGAGGAGATCGGCTGCAATCAATGTG TAATCAGACCAACCAGACGTCAACAGCCGCGTAGCCAGCATACCACAATGCCAAGTGCCGTTGAAACTTTCCCGCGGGAAAAAAATACCATCGAAGGTGCTGCGACTGTTTCACAACAAATCTACTCAACTGCAAGTCACGCGCAGCTTGAAGAGCAGAACAAGTCCGAACACCACAGAGGCCACGGAGAGACCGAAACACTGGACACCAATAAGAGCACTGTACGTCATACCCAGTCAGAACAGTTCTACACGGCAATGCCTTTTACTACAATTGGAAAGATCGGAAACGGCGAAACCGCCAGGGGGAATGCCAGTATGAAGCCAATTGATGAAGCAAACTACAAAAGCGTGATCTCACAAG ATGATAATAAAGTTTTCATTCTTGGAATCACCGTGGCCGTGGAAAGTGTAGTCATCTTAGTTGCGGCAGTGTTTTCAATTTGCCTTTTCATTTGGTGCAAGCGGCGGAAAAATAGGTCCTTGCCCCCCAGCGATGATATTGAAATGGGTTCTCTTCTAG CCCAGGATGTTGATGGGCAGTCCGATAAACAGTCGAACAATACAGACACCGACGATGGGAGTAACGCTGGTGACTATGGTGATCGCCTTGTTGAAGAGGATGCGGACGGAAATTATGGCAATGATGACCGTGCAGATTATGGTGATGCTGATGATCACGATCATGGTCACGATGGTAACAAGCGAGACAATCATCACAACAACACAAATCGTGATGTTAATGATGGCAATGACATTGAAATCGACCAGCAAGATCATGATTACGATGGCAATCGCGATAATCATCACTTTGACGTCATTGTTGCCATTGAACATGATGGTGGCGGCGAGGATGACGACGACGGTGATCGCCAACACCGTGATGATGGTAATGATGACGGAGGTGGTGATGATGGCCGGCCTAACGAAGACAATTTTCCCGACGGAGAAGGTCGAAATGGTGTAGAAAATTGTGATAACAATGGTGTGCGGGTGAGTAGAGCTGATTATGACGAGAAAAGCACAAGCGGACACCAGCCCTACCAAGACACTGAACCTCCGGGTTCTCCACCTGACGACTACCGTATCCCTAATGACATTCAGTGTGCCAAACCTAAGAATGACGAAATATGCCACGAAACAACCTTGTAA
- the LOC139147652 gene encoding uncharacterized protein isoform X1, whose amino-acid sequence MACRPTLFKFKSIVLCSVVLFARINSLTLQSLDQLHCSEGQFSSPVGGCHPCSICYLMIETEKVAHGCKEQCPSKNQSIRDNNSDSIGVKQKEIAHLTKPTDDKNYFESRKTQKGDRNVTEAMRHLDDLGAEENPSLPITRNPDTGYFVKGKSDTAGREIKRFIIISIIIGTIFFLVLVISVNVLIFMLCHSPEVREYKFDPRVQCHQFRQHGTAGIETKAVLKTDVIKWWLCRSKV is encoded by the exons ATGGCATGCCGACCTACACTGTTCAAGTTTAAGAGCATCGTTTTATGTTCTGTCGTCCTCTTCGCCCGTATCAACAGTCTGACCTTGCAGTCCTTGGATCAGTTGCACTGTAGTGAAGGACAGTTCAGTTCTCCGGTGGGTGGCTGCCATCCATGTTCCATATGCTACCTGATGATTGAGACAGAAAAAGTCGCCCATGGATGCAAAGAGCAATGTC CTTCCAAAAACCAGAGCATACGTGATAATAATTCCGATTCAATCGGTGTGAAACAAAAGGAAATCGCACATCTTACCAAGCCTACCGacgataaaaattattttgaatcgCGGAAAACACAAAAAGGAG ACAGAAATGTCACAGAGGCAATGCGCCACTTAGACGATTTGGGCGCAGAAGAGAATCCCTCACTACCGATCACACGTAATCCTGATACAGGATACTTCGTTAAAGGAAAGTCAG ATACCGCAGGCAGAGAAATCAAACgtttcataattatttcaattataaTAGGAACAATATTTTTCCTGGTATTGGTCATATCCGTAAATGTATTGATTTTCATGCTGTGTCACAGCCCAGAAGTACGAGAGTATAAGTTTGATCCTCGAGTGCAATGTCACCAATTTCGGCAACATGGGACAGCCGGCATTGAAACAAAAG CAGTTCTCAAAACTGATGTTATAAAGTGGTGGCTGTGTAGATCCAAGGTGTAA
- the LOC139147652 gene encoding uncharacterized protein isoform X2, which produces MACRPTLFKFKSIVLCSVVLFARINSLTLQSLDQLHCSEGQFSSPVGGCHPCSICYLMIETEKVAHGCKEQCPSKNQSIRDNNSDSIGVKQKEIAHLTKPTDDKNYFESRKTQKGDRNVTEAMRHLDDLGAEENPSLPITRNPDTGYFVKGKSDTAGREIKRFIIISIIIGTIFFLVLVISVNVLIFMLCHSPEVREYKFDPRVQCHQFRQHGTAGIETKVLKTDVIKWWLCRSKV; this is translated from the exons ATGGCATGCCGACCTACACTGTTCAAGTTTAAGAGCATCGTTTTATGTTCTGTCGTCCTCTTCGCCCGTATCAACAGTCTGACCTTGCAGTCCTTGGATCAGTTGCACTGTAGTGAAGGACAGTTCAGTTCTCCGGTGGGTGGCTGCCATCCATGTTCCATATGCTACCTGATGATTGAGACAGAAAAAGTCGCCCATGGATGCAAAGAGCAATGTC CTTCCAAAAACCAGAGCATACGTGATAATAATTCCGATTCAATCGGTGTGAAACAAAAGGAAATCGCACATCTTACCAAGCCTACCGacgataaaaattattttgaatcgCGGAAAACACAAAAAGGAG ACAGAAATGTCACAGAGGCAATGCGCCACTTAGACGATTTGGGCGCAGAAGAGAATCCCTCACTACCGATCACACGTAATCCTGATACAGGATACTTCGTTAAAGGAAAGTCAG ATACCGCAGGCAGAGAAATCAAACgtttcataattatttcaattataaTAGGAACAATATTTTTCCTGGTATTGGTCATATCCGTAAATGTATTGATTTTCATGCTGTGTCACAGCCCAGAAGTACGAGAGTATAAGTTTGATCCTCGAGTGCAATGTCACCAATTTCGGCAACATGGGACAGCCGGCATTGAAACAAAAG TTCTCAAAACTGATGTTATAAAGTGGTGGCTGTGTAGATCCAAGGTGTAA